From the genome of Schaalia odontolytica:
CCAGGTGGAGGCCCACCGCTGCGCGTACTCACGATGCGACTCGATCGTGCGGCTCATCGGGCCGTTCTTACCCTCGGGTCGCAGGTCAAGGTCGACGACAATGCCCAGCTGGTTGGTCGCCGAGCCGAGGAGGTTCTTCACGCGGTTGACGATCGTCGTCGCGCTGGCTGCCGCCTCCGCCTCGGTGGTACACCCGACAGCCTCGTGCAGGGCAATCACGTCGGCGTCCGAGGCGTACGAGCACTCGCGTCCGCCGTAGCGGCCCATCGCGACGAACACGACGGCCGCCCGCTGCTCGCCCCACCGCTCAGCTTCCTCCCGCTGCGCGATGGCGAGGGCTCCGAGAATTGCCGCATCCGTGGCGTCGGCGATCGCGTTCCCACGAGGATCGACGCCGTCCAGCAGGTCGCTCATCGCGCAGCGCGTCAACTCGCGGGTGCGCACGGCGCGGACGCGAGCGGCGGCCTCCGTCGCGTCGTCGTGGCGATCAATGAGGGCTGCCACTTCACGAGCGAGCCGATGCGGCTCGCGCGGCGCCAGCTCACCATCGTCGTCGAGCCAGGCTACGGCCTCGGGACGCTTGGCGAGCGCCTCTGCAATCCAGCGGGAGTTCGGAAGCATGGTCGTGAGCCTGTGGGCGGCGACGCCCGAGTCGCGCAGGAGCGCGAGGTACCAGTGCGAGTCTCCGATATCCTCGGACAGGATGCGGAAGTTCAACAGGCCCATGTCGGGGTCGGCCCCTCCGGCGAGCCACGAGATGAACACCGGAAGCAGGTGACGCTGGATCGCGGCGCGCCTGCTCGTTCCCTGTGTGAGGGCTCCAATGTGCGTGAGCGCTCCCGCCGGATCCCGGTAGCCGATAGCAGCCAGTCGGTCGCGCGCACCATCCGCGTGCAGGGACACCTCGTCCTCGCTCAGCGACGCAGTCGCGGCGATGATCGGGCGATAGAAGACGTCCTCGTGCAAAGCGCGCACGCGAGTGCGCACCTCGTCGATAGCAGCACTGATCGACTCCGCATCCGCGAAGCGAGCGGTCCCCATCGCACGCCCGAGGACACGCAGCTCCCGGTCCTTATCGGGAATCAGGTGCGTGCGACGCATGCGGGGCAGCTGAGTGCGGTGTTCGACAGCGCGCAGGAAGCGGTAGCACGAGGCGAGCTGTTGCGCGTCACTGCGCGCGATGTAGCCACCCTCGCGCAACGCCTCAATCGCCTCGAGCGTCGACCTCACGCGCAGGAAGGCATCGGTGCGACCGTGAACAAGCTGGAGCAGCTGAACCGTGAACTCAACGTCACGCAGGCCCCCGCGCCCGAGCTTGAGCTCACGCGACGCATGCGAACGCGAGATATTGTCCTCGACGCGACGGCGCATCGCGCGCGCCGCCTCGACGAATCCCTCGCGCGTCGCAGCGCTCCACACGTAGGGCTGTGCGGCTTCCTCAAAGGCACGCCCGACGGTCTCGTCCCCCGCACAGGCGCGCGCCTTGAGCAGCGCCTGGAACTCCCACGTCTGCGCCCACTTGTCCCAATACTGGCGGTAGGACTCGACGGTGCGCACGAGCGCTCCGTTGCGCCCCTCGGGCCGTAGGTTCGCATCAACCGTCCACAGCGGCGCTTCGGTTCCGGGTCCCGAGCAGGCGGATGCCGTCGCCGCAGCAAGGCGCGTCGCGACCTCGAGGGCCACGCGTTCATCCCCGTCTGCCCCGGCCTCGGCGACGTAGACGACGTCGACGTCGGAGATGTAGTTGAGTTCCCGTGCCCCCGTCTTACCCATCACGATGATGGCGAAGGGGATACGCCCCTGCGGGTCGATGTCCCGCCTCGCCAGGGCAAGACCGGCCTCAAGCGTGGCGTCGACCAGGTCGGCGATGCGCCGACCGACCTCGGGCATGAAGCCTTCAGGATCATCGCTCGTCAGGTCATCGGCGGCCAGGTACAGCAGGACCTGGCGATACGCGCCGCGCAGATCGTCCACCCGGGCGTCCTCAGAGGCGACGAAGGCGCCGCGCTCCCCTCGCGTCGCAGCCACGGACGCGAGCATCACGCGCGCAGCCTCGCCGGGATCCTCCCACGTCGATCGAGCACGGCCGGGCTGGGCAATGATGTAATCGCCCAGCCACTGGCTGCCACCCAGGACGGCGCACAGGCGAGCGCGCGCACGCGAATCATCGACGAGTCCCCGCACGAGGCCGGAGTCCGCCTCGTGCAGACGGATCGCTGCCAGCAAGGCCTGATCGGGGTCGGCACTGGCTCCCAGGTCCGCCGCCCATACCTCGGCTCCACCCGGAAGCTCCTCGAAAAAGTCGAGGGCTCGGCGAGGGTCCAGGAATCCGGCAAACCGAAGTTCGTCAGGTGTCACCGGGGAACAACCTTCAGGAATTGCTCGAGCTCCTGGCGAGTAATCTGCTGGCGGTATTCCGTCCATTCCTTGCGCTTGTTTCGGATGACGTAGTCGAACACCTGCTCGCCGAGCGTGGAGGCCACCAGATCGGAACCCTTCATGGCACGCACGGCGTCCGCCAACGAGGCAGGCAGGGCGTGAATGCCCATAACCTGACGTTCGCGATCCGACAGGTCCCACACATTGTCCTCGGCCTCTGGCATCAGCTCCATCTTCTTCTCGATGCCCTCGAGCCCAGCCGCGATCAGGACGGCGAACGCCAGGTAGGGGTTCGCGCTCGGATCGGGGGCACGGTACTCGATACGCGCTGCCGCGGCCTTCTTCGGCTTGTAGAGCGGAACGCGCACGAGAGCCGAGCGATTCAAGTGGCCCCAGCACACGTAGGAGGGAGCCTCTCCCCCGCCCCACAGGCGCTTGTAGGAGTTGACATGCTGGTTGGTGATGGCCGCGATCTCCTCGGCGTGCGCGAGAAGGCCAGCGATGAACTGACGCCCCGTCGTGGACAGGCGATACTGGCCCGCAGGAGAGAAGAACGCATTTTCTTCGCCCTCGAACAGCGACAGGTGCGTGTGCATACCCGAGCCGGGGTGCTCAATGAAAGGCTTGGGCATGAACGTCGCAACAAGCTCCTCGCGTAGCGCGACCTCCTCAATGAGGGTGCGGGCAGTCATGATGTTATCCGCTGCGCGCACGGGATCAACGGCTCGCAGGTCAATCTCGTTTTGCCCCGGCCCACCCTCGTGGTGCGAGAACTCGACCGGAATCGCCATGTCCTCGAGCATGCGCACGGCGCGGCGGCGGAAGTCGTTCGAATCGCCGCGCGCCACGTGGTCGAAGTAGCCAGCCTGATCGACGGGGATCATGCGATCGGGCGTCACAGGCTGACGCAGGAGGTAAAACTCGATCTCCGGGTGAATCATGACCCGGAACCCGGCGTCGGCGGCGCGCTCCACGGCGCGCTCGAGAACCCCTCGAGGATCCGAGGGAGCCGGGCGGCCGTCAGGCATGAGGACGTCGCAGAACATGCGGGCAACCGGGTCCTCGTTAGAACGCCACGGAAGCAGCTGGAACGTCGACGCATCCGGCTTGAGTAGCATGTCCGACTCGTAGACGCGCGTCAGGCCTTCGACGGCCGACCCGTCGAAGCCAATCCCCTCACTGAACGCCTCCTCGAGCTCACCGGGGTCGATCGAGATCGACTTCAAGACGCCCGCAACATCCGTGAACCACAAACGGATAAAGCGAATGTTCTTCTGCGCGACCTCGCGCAGCACGTATTCCTGATGCGAATCCACCGGTATCCTCCCGTTGAGAAAAGAACGGGCCGACCGCAGGGACTGCGGTCGGCCCGGCATGGCTTCAGTCTACTTGCCCAGGTTGAAACCCTTCGAGATGGATTCCAGTGCGCCGGTGAGATCCGAGGGCAGCATCCACAGCTTGGACGCCTGGCCGTCTGCGATCTTCGGCAGCATTTCGAGGTACTTGTAGGACAGGAGCTCGGGCGTGGCCTTACCGGCGTTGATGGCCGCGAAGACCGTCTGAATGGCTTCAGACTCACCCTGTGCGCGCAGGATCTGTGCCTGGCGGGCACCCTCGGCCTGGAGAATCAGTGCTTCCTTCTGACCCTTGGCCTGAAGAACCTGAGCCTCCTGCTGGGCAGACGCGGCCAGAACGGCGGCCTGCTTGGCACCCTCAGCCTTCTTGATCTGGGCCTCACGCTCGGCCTCGGCCGTGAGGATCGTCGCACGCTTGGTACGCTCGGCGGTGATCTGCTGCTCCATGGCGGCCAGGACTCGCGGCGGCGGCTCGATGGACTTGAGCTCCACGCGGGTCACGCGAATGCCCCACGGGCCCGTGGCCTCGTCAAGAACGCCGCGCAGCTGCTTGTTGATCGACTCACGTGAGGTCTGCGTCTGCTCCAGATCCAGCGAACCGATCAGGTTACGCAGCGTCGTCGCGGTCAGCTGCTCGATCGCCTGCAGGAAGTTAGCGACCTCGTAGGTCGCGCTGCGCGGATCCGTGATCTGGAAATAGATGACGGAGTCGATCGAGACCATCGCCTGGTCGGCGGTGATAACGGGCTGCGGCGGGAAGTTCGCGACCTGCTCACGCAGATCGATACGAGCGGCAACGCGGTCCACGAAGGGGACCAGCAGGTGGAAACCACCCTGCATGACCGCCTGGAACCGACCAAGACGCTCCACAACGTACGCCTGCGACTGCGGAACGATCCGCACTGCGCGGGCGAGCGAAACCACGACGAAAACGACGAGAGCAAGCACCACGATGAACGCGATGTTGCCGATGATGTTTCCTGAATTCACGGCGTCTTTCCTTTCTTACGTCGATGAAAATACAAGATGTGCGGGATCAGGAGATCGAGTCTCCGTACGGATGCGTCGGAGCCGCAGAGGCCGGGTTGAGGGCACTCACGACGGCGGTTGCACCGTCGATGCGGTCAACACGAACCTCGGCGCCAACGGGCAGCGTGGGCCCCTCAGTGCGCGCGCTCCACTCTCCACCCGAGAACTGGATACGCCCGTGGCGCTCTCCCACGGCCTCGGTCACGTATCCGGTCTTGCCAATCAGACCGTCAGTGTTGCTCGGAACGTAACCGCTGGACCGGTCGATACGCCCTTTCAGGAAGGGACGCAGGATGACCAGGAGAGCAATCGAGACGACAATGAAGACGATGACCTGAACCGTCAGGTTTGCGCCGAAAGCGCCCGCGATGCCCGCCGCCAACGCGCCGATCGCAAACATGAGGAAGACGAAGCTCACGCTCATGACCTCGACGATTCCGCAGACGAGGGCACCGAGAATCCACAGCCACCACATACCGCTCACGCTCCTATTCTCACGCGCTCACGCCGCGCGCCCACCAGCGCCCGTCGGTGTTGCCAGCGAGCAGCGGCATGCCGTACACCTCGGACAGGTTGACACCCGTCAGGACGTCTTCAATCGGCCCCTGGTGAGTGATCACGCCGTTGGACATGATCGCGCAGTGCGTGACGCCTGCGGGGATCTCTTCGATCTGATGCGTCACCAGGATGACCTGCGGGGACTTCGAACCCTGCATGATCTCCGACAGAGCGGCGATCAGCAGCTCGCGAGCACCCAGGTCGAGGCCCGAGGTCGGCTCGTCGAGGATGAGCACCTCAGGGTCGGTCATGAGGGCGCGCGCCAGCAGCACGCGCTGGGCCTCGCCCTCGGACAGCGTCGAAAACTCACGCTGGGCGAGGTGCGAGACACCGAAGATGTCCATGAGCGCGTGGGCACGCTCGTCGTCGACCTGCTCGTATTCCTCGTCGTGGGCGACGGCAAGGCCCCAGGCAGCGCTGCGCACCGTGTCGAGGACCGACTGAGTCGGCACGATCTTGGCCCCCACCGCGGCCGAGGAGAGCCCCACGCGCGTGGCGATCTCTGAGGGGTCGGCGTGCGACAAATCGGTCTCCGAGACCGTCACCTCTCCGCTATCGGGAGCGATACGGCCCGAGGCCACGCGCGCCAACGTGGTCTTGCCGGCGCCATTCGGGCCGACGATGACCCAGTGCTGGCGCGGGCGCGTCGACCACGAGACGTCGGACAGGACCTGCGTGTCCCCGCGTTGGAGGGACACGTGAGAAAGATTCAGGACGTAAGTCATGTATCCAGCCTAGTCGTCTGTCGGGTGACGTGCGCCCTAAACGAGCGAACGGTACAGCTCGGCGGTCTTCACGCCGATCGCTTCCCAGGAGAAGTGATCGCGGGCGCGAACGAGGCCGGCCTCGCCCATACGACGGCCCAGCTCAGGATCGTCGAGGACACGCACCAGGCGATCAGCCATCGCTTCCTCAAAGGCGCGAGGATCGAGCGGGGTTCCCGTGCCGTCCTGCATCTGTTCGATCGGCACGAGGTAGCCGGTCTCTCCATCGACGATGACGTCGGGAATGCCGCCGGTCGCGGTGCCGACGACGGGCAGGCCGAGGGCCATCGCCTCGAGATTGACGATGCCGAGGGGCTCGTACACCGACGGCGTGATGAAGACCTGCGCCGAGGACAGGATCGCCGCCACCTCGGGTTGGGGGAGCATCTCGGAGATAAGAACGACGCCGGAGCGGCGAGCGCGGAGCTCGGCGACGAGGCCCTCAACCTCGGCCGCGATCTCAGGGGTGTCGGGAGCGCCGGCGCACAGCACAAGCTGAACGTCATCGGGCAGGAGCTGGGCGGCGCGCAGGAAGTACGGGAGGCCCTTCTGGCGGGTGATGCGGCCGACGAACACGACCGTGCGACGAGACGGGTCAATACCGTGCTCGGCGAGAACGCGGGCGCGCAGTTCCTCGCCCGCCTCACCCTCGGGGGCGTGCCACTTGTTCAGGTCGATGCCGTTGTGGATGACGTGCACGCGCTCGGGATCAACGCCGGGGTAGCAGCGCAGAATGTCGTCACGCATGCCATTCGAGACGGCGACGATCGCGCTCGCAGCCTCGTAGGCCGTCTTCTCCACGTAGGAGGACAGGCGGTAGCCGCCGCCGAGCTGCTCAGCCTTCCACGGGCGCAGCGGCTCAAGCGAGTGCGCTGAGATCACGTGCGGGATGTCGCCGAGAAGCGACGCAACGTGTCCGGCAAAATTCGCGTACCAGGTGTGGGAGTGAACCAGGTCAGAACCCTCGCACGCAGCAGCGATCTCGAGGTCGACACCAAGCGTGCGCAGCGCGGCGTTCGCTCCGGCCAGCTGAGGCAAATCCGCATGTCCGGTCACGCCCGGGTCGGCTCCATCGGTACCCGGTTCGCGCGGACCGTCAAACGCCTGGACACGCAGGTCATCGACGAGGCCGCGCAGGACCTTGGCCAGTTCGAGCACGTGGACACCGGCTCCTCCGTAGACGTGAGGCGGGTATTCACGGGTAAGGAGATCAACGCGCATGGTGGGGTCCTTCCGACGGGAGCGGCGTGTGAGACACATCGTATCCGATCTCACGTCACCGCTGGTCGAAAACGAGACAGTGTAGCAATCGATAGACATTTGTAATACAGTGTGACCACTCCCACGGATCCGCGCCGATGCGGGTCCACTCGACCAACGAAGAGGTGCCACATGGCAAAGAACCACGTTCTGGCAATCGTTCTCGCGGGCGGTGAGGGTAAGCGACTGATGCCCCTGACGGATGACCGTGCAAAGCCGGCAGTTCCGTTCGGTGGTCACTTCCGTCTGATCGATTTCGCGCTGTCGAACATCGTGAATTCCGGATACCTCAAGATTGTTGTCTTGACGCAGTACAAGTCCCATTCGCTCGACCGCCACGTCACAAAGACCTGGTACACGTCTCCCCTACTCGGCAACTTCATTGCTCCTGTGCCGGCTCAGCAGCGTCGCGGCCCGCACTGGTACCTGGGTAGCGCGGATGCCATCTAC
Proteins encoded in this window:
- a CDS encoding bifunctional [glutamine synthetase] adenylyltransferase/[glutamine synthetase]-adenylyl-L-tyrosine phosphorylase, producing MTPDELRFAGFLDPRRALDFFEELPGGAEVWAADLGASADPDQALLAAIRLHEADSGLVRGLVDDSRARARLCAVLGGSQWLGDYIIAQPGRARSTWEDPGEAARVMLASVAATRGERGAFVASEDARVDDLRGAYRQVLLYLAADDLTSDDPEGFMPEVGRRIADLVDATLEAGLALARRDIDPQGRIPFAIIVMGKTGARELNYISDVDVVYVAEAGADGDERVALEVATRLAAATASACSGPGTEAPLWTVDANLRPEGRNGALVRTVESYRQYWDKWAQTWEFQALLKARACAGDETVGRAFEEAAQPYVWSAATREGFVEAARAMRRRVEDNISRSHASRELKLGRGGLRDVEFTVQLLQLVHGRTDAFLRVRSTLEAIEALREGGYIARSDAQQLASCYRFLRAVEHRTQLPRMRRTHLIPDKDRELRVLGRAMGTARFADAESISAAIDEVRTRVRALHEDVFYRPIIAATASLSEDEVSLHADGARDRLAAIGYRDPAGALTHIGALTQGTSRRAAIQRHLLPVFISWLAGGADPDMGLLNFRILSEDIGDSHWYLALLRDSGVAAHRLTTMLPNSRWIAEALAKRPEAVAWLDDDGELAPREPHRLAREVAALIDRHDDATEAAARVRAVRTRELTRCAMSDLLDGVDPRGNAIADATDAAILGALAIAQREEAERWGEQRAAVVFVAMGRYGGRECSYASDADVIALHEAVGCTTEAEAAASATTIVNRVKNLLGSATNQLGIVVDLDLRPEGKNGPMSRTIESHREYAQRWASTWERQAAVRARPIGEGSLADAARELFDELAYGGVSESDVRDIRLLKARMENERLPRGIEPSRHVKLGPGGLTDVEWTIQLIQMRAGMNNPALRTPSTTQAILSAREHELISAQDAQTLLDAWDMATRIRAANTLASGRMSGVKLDVLPRDSAELRALAAILGYGSGGLNALEDDWLRAGRKARAVMERLFWEQQ
- a CDS encoding glutamine synthetase family protein, coding for MDSHQEYVLREVAQKNIRFIRLWFTDVAGVLKSISIDPGELEEAFSEGIGFDGSAVEGLTRVYESDMLLKPDASTFQLLPWRSNEDPVARMFCDVLMPDGRPAPSDPRGVLERAVERAADAGFRVMIHPEIEFYLLRQPVTPDRMIPVDQAGYFDHVARGDSNDFRRRAVRMLEDMAIPVEFSHHEGGPGQNEIDLRAVDPVRAADNIMTARTLIEEVALREELVATFMPKPFIEHPGSGMHTHLSLFEGEENAFFSPAGQYRLSTTGRQFIAGLLAHAEEIAAITNQHVNSYKRLWGGGEAPSYVCWGHLNRSALVRVPLYKPKKAAAARIEYRAPDPSANPYLAFAVLIAAGLEGIEKKMELMPEAEDNVWDLSDRERQVMGIHALPASLADAVRAMKGSDLVASTLGEQVFDYVIRNKRKEWTEYRQQITRQELEQFLKVVPR
- a CDS encoding SPFH domain-containing protein, coding for MNSGNIIGNIAFIVVLALVVFVVVSLARAVRIVPQSQAYVVERLGRFQAVMQGGFHLLVPFVDRVAARIDLREQVANFPPQPVITADQAMVSIDSVIYFQITDPRSATYEVANFLQAIEQLTATTLRNLIGSLDLEQTQTSRESINKQLRGVLDEATGPWGIRVTRVELKSIEPPPRVLAAMEQQITAERTKRATILTAEAEREAQIKKAEGAKQAAVLAASAQQEAQVLQAKGQKEALILQAEGARQAQILRAQGESEAIQTVFAAINAGKATPELLSYKYLEMLPKIADGQASKLWMLPSDLTGALESISKGFNLGK
- a CDS encoding NfeD family protein, translating into MWWLWILGALVCGIVEVMSVSFVFLMFAIGALAAGIAGAFGANLTVQVIVFIVVSIALLVILRPFLKGRIDRSSGYVPSNTDGLIGKTGYVTEAVGERHGRIQFSGGEWSARTEGPTLPVGAEVRVDRIDGATAVVSALNPASAAPTHPYGDSIS
- a CDS encoding ABC transporter ATP-binding protein, translated to MTYVLNLSHVSLQRGDTQVLSDVSWSTRPRQHWVIVGPNGAGKTTLARVASGRIAPDSGEVTVSETDLSHADPSEIATRVGLSSAAVGAKIVPTQSVLDTVRSAAWGLAVAHDEEYEQVDDERAHALMDIFGVSHLAQREFSTLSEGEAQRVLLARALMTDPEVLILDEPTSGLDLGARELLIAALSEIMQGSKSPQVILVTHQIEEIPAGVTHCAIMSNGVITHQGPIEDVLTGVNLSEVYGMPLLAGNTDGRWWARGVSA
- the glgA gene encoding glycogen synthase, which produces MRVDLLTREYPPHVYGGAGVHVLELAKVLRGLVDDLRVQAFDGPREPGTDGADPGVTGHADLPQLAGANAALRTLGVDLEIAAACEGSDLVHSHTWYANFAGHVASLLGDIPHVISAHSLEPLRPWKAEQLGGGYRLSSYVEKTAYEAASAIVAVSNGMRDDILRCYPGVDPERVHVIHNGIDLNKWHAPEGEAGEELRARVLAEHGIDPSRRTVVFVGRITRQKGLPYFLRAAQLLPDDVQLVLCAGAPDTPEIAAEVEGLVAELRARRSGVVLISEMLPQPEVAAILSSAQVFITPSVYEPLGIVNLEAMALGLPVVGTATGGIPDVIVDGETGYLVPIEQMQDGTGTPLDPRAFEEAMADRLVRVLDDPELGRRMGEAGLVRARDHFSWEAIGVKTAELYRSLV